One Longimicrobium sp. DNA segment encodes these proteins:
- a CDS encoding TonB-dependent receptor, whose protein sequence is MHRFILATLAISAAGASSLQAQTPGQPPAAQRPAPQPPAAGPGEIRGTVVDAGSSAPVARASVAVLSTRDSALIAGAIARPDGTFRIEGLRPGTYYLRVSMMGFTAQTTGQLTVAEASPRANVGNVRLARSAVMLEGLEVTAQRQAVTIAPDRNTYQTRDVAPAATNASEVLEAVPSVQVDADGKVSLRGNENVVVQINGRPSPIRGSQLAGYLKQLPANTLDRVEVVPNPSAKYDPEGMAGIINIVLKQNVDLGLSGGATLGASTADRYTAAGNVGYQRGPATFSLNYGFTSDDRALIGINDRTRLGALKAPLSFTEQDIRGSNGNGGHNLNAAVDIRLGERDLLSNALQLNSRGSTEESRSAYTELDATRLLLNAYDRVRDSDQDGRMLDYTLAFKRTLQPQRHEIAAEVRINRMEDDDRTALWRQTTVGGLHLDGENNRTDSRAQQLTAQVDYTRSLSPQLKLETGYKGNTRALDRDYTVLKDPLGTGQWVRSDLSNALEFDESVNAVYGVLSRGGPKTELQAGLRAEYASRDFSLGDTGERFPYDYTSFFPSGLVSHKLSDQTQVKLSYSRRIRRPGTQELNPFPSFFDQQNVFLGNPRLNPEYTDALELSLQQSMKLGTVQLSPFYRRTTDVIRVIINTADTVAGREVTSVSFKNLDTGSSWGADLNGTMRLGQAFNGLAAFNVFQMVTDGGGESSISSNAVTWSARFNGTLNVSPRTSLSASYFYRAPMAIEGGRFEAFSNANLSVRQKLYGEKLNVTLRLSDPFNTQRFRVRAGDDNVLQITERAQTSRALHLTVQSTFGRPPRVRQPRREAQPESTSPFPG, encoded by the coding sequence ATGCACCGGTTCATTCTCGCCACTCTCGCAATCTCGGCCGCCGGCGCTTCGTCGCTCCAGGCCCAAACTCCCGGACAGCCGCCCGCCGCGCAACGCCCCGCGCCGCAACCGCCCGCAGCCGGGCCCGGAGAGATCCGGGGGACGGTGGTGGATGCGGGGAGCAGCGCGCCCGTCGCCCGTGCAAGCGTCGCGGTGCTGAGCACGCGCGACTCGGCGCTGATCGCGGGGGCCATCGCGCGGCCGGACGGGACGTTCCGCATCGAGGGGCTACGCCCGGGGACGTACTACCTGCGCGTGAGCATGATGGGGTTCACGGCGCAGACCACCGGCCAGCTCACCGTGGCCGAGGCATCGCCGCGCGCGAACGTGGGGAACGTGCGGCTGGCCCGCTCCGCCGTGATGCTGGAGGGGCTGGAGGTGACGGCGCAGCGCCAGGCCGTCACCATCGCGCCCGACCGCAACACGTACCAGACCCGCGACGTCGCCCCCGCGGCCACCAATGCCAGCGAGGTGCTGGAGGCGGTCCCCTCGGTGCAGGTGGACGCGGACGGCAAGGTGAGCCTGCGCGGCAACGAGAACGTCGTGGTGCAGATCAACGGCCGCCCGTCGCCGATCCGCGGGTCGCAGCTCGCCGGCTACCTCAAGCAGCTCCCCGCCAACACGCTGGACCGCGTGGAGGTGGTTCCGAACCCGTCCGCCAAGTACGATCCGGAGGGGATGGCAGGCATCATCAACATCGTGCTGAAGCAGAACGTGGACCTGGGGCTGAGCGGCGGGGCCACGCTGGGCGCATCCACCGCCGACCGCTACACGGCGGCGGGGAACGTGGGGTACCAGCGCGGCCCCGCAACCTTTTCGCTGAACTACGGCTTCACCAGCGATGATCGCGCGCTCATCGGGATCAACGACCGCACCCGGCTCGGCGCGCTGAAGGCTCCGCTCTCCTTCACCGAGCAGGACATCCGCGGCAGCAACGGGAACGGGGGGCACAACCTCAACGCCGCCGTCGACATCCGGCTGGGCGAGCGCGACCTGCTGTCCAACGCGCTGCAGCTCAACTCGCGCGGCTCCACCGAGGAATCGCGCAGCGCGTACACCGAGCTGGACGCCACCCGACTGCTGCTGAACGCGTATGACCGGGTGCGCGACTCGGACCAGGACGGGCGCATGCTGGACTACACCCTCGCCTTCAAGCGCACGCTGCAGCCGCAACGGCACGAGATCGCGGCCGAGGTGCGCATCAACCGGATGGAGGACGACGACCGCACCGCGCTCTGGCGCCAGACGACCGTCGGCGGCCTGCACCTGGACGGGGAGAACAACCGCACCGATTCGCGCGCGCAGCAGCTCACCGCGCAGGTGGACTACACGCGCTCCCTGTCGCCGCAACTGAAGCTGGAGACCGGGTACAAGGGGAACACGCGCGCGCTGGACCGTGACTACACCGTCCTCAAGGACCCGCTCGGCACCGGCCAGTGGGTGCGCAGCGACCTGAGCAACGCGCTGGAGTTCGACGAGAGCGTGAACGCGGTGTACGGCGTCCTGAGCCGCGGCGGGCCCAAGACGGAGCTGCAGGCGGGGCTCCGCGCGGAGTACGCCAGCCGCGACTTCTCGCTGGGCGACACCGGCGAGCGCTTTCCGTACGACTACACGAGCTTCTTCCCCAGCGGGCTCGTCAGCCACAAGCTGAGCGACCAGACGCAGGTGAAGCTGAGCTACTCGCGCCGCATCCGCCGGCCGGGGACGCAGGAGCTGAACCCGTTCCCCTCCTTCTTCGACCAGCAGAACGTCTTCCTGGGGAATCCGCGGCTGAACCCGGAGTACACGGACGCGCTGGAGCTGAGCCTCCAGCAGTCGATGAAGCTGGGCACGGTGCAGCTCTCGCCCTTTTACCGCCGCACCACGGACGTCATCCGCGTCATCATCAACACGGCGGACACGGTGGCGGGGCGCGAGGTCACATCGGTGAGCTTCAAGAACCTGGACACCGGCAGCTCGTGGGGTGCGGATCTGAACGGGACGATGCGGCTGGGACAGGCGTTCAACGGGCTGGCCGCCTTCAACGTCTTCCAGATGGTCACCGACGGCGGGGGCGAGTCGTCCATCTCGTCGAACGCGGTGACGTGGTCCGCGCGGTTCAACGGCACGCTGAACGTAAGCCCGCGGACTTCGCTCAGCGCGTCGTACTTCTACCGCGCACCCATGGCCATCGAAGGCGGGCGCTTCGAAGCCTTTTCGAACGCCAACCTTTCCGTGCGGCAGAAGCTGTACGGCGAGAAGCTGAACGTGACGCTGCGCCTCTCCGATCCGTTCAACACGCAGCGTTTCCGCGTGCGCGCCGGCGACGACAACGTCCTCCAGATCACCGAGCGGGCGCAGACTTCGCGCGCCCTGCACCTGACCGTGCAGTCCACGTTTGGCCGCCCGCCGCGCGTGCGGCAGCCCCGCCGCGAGGCCCAGCCGGAGTCGACTTCGCCCTTCCCCGGCTAG
- a CDS encoding SRPBCC family protein — protein sequence MSDPQLTEPLAVQTGMLIRCPAAEVFEAFVDPEITSRFWFTRGSGRLVAGQQVQWEWEMYGVSIPVDVKVVEAHRRIVVEWPGEDGPGTVEWIFTAMDEVSTFVSITNTGISGSGAELATQAADAAEGFSLVLAGLKALLEHGIRLNLVADRFPKGLDED from the coding sequence ATGTCCGATCCTCAACTTACCGAGCCGCTGGCGGTGCAGACCGGGATGCTCATCCGTTGCCCGGCCGCGGAGGTGTTCGAAGCGTTCGTCGACCCGGAAATCACGTCGCGATTCTGGTTCACGCGCGGCAGCGGCAGGCTGGTGGCCGGCCAGCAGGTGCAGTGGGAATGGGAGATGTACGGCGTCTCCATCCCGGTCGACGTGAAGGTGGTGGAGGCGCACCGGCGCATCGTCGTTGAGTGGCCGGGGGAGGACGGACCCGGCACCGTCGAATGGATCTTCACTGCGATGGACGAGGTCTCGACCTTTGTCAGCATCACGAACACGGGCATCAGCGGCAGCGGTGCCGAGCTGGCGACGCAGGCGGCGGACGCGGCAGAGGGGTTTTCGCTGGTGCTGGCGGGCCTCAAGGCGCTCCTGGAGCACGGCATCCGGCTGAACCTGGTGGCCGACCGATTCCCGAAGGGGCTGGACGAAGATTGA
- a CDS encoding YciI family protein: protein MRVMVLVKANADSEAGVMPSEEMLAEMGKYNEELVNAGVMVSGEGLHPTSRAKRVRFNGKERTVIDGPFTETKELVAGFWVWQVKDMDEAVEWLKRAPFQGEELEIRPVFEAEDFGAEFTPELREQEDRLRERIAAQQA, encoded by the coding sequence ATGCGAGTCATGGTTCTGGTGAAGGCCAATGCCGATTCCGAGGCCGGCGTGATGCCGAGCGAAGAGATGCTGGCCGAGATGGGGAAGTACAACGAGGAGCTGGTGAACGCGGGCGTGATGGTTTCGGGGGAGGGGCTCCACCCTACGTCCCGGGCGAAGCGCGTGCGCTTCAACGGCAAGGAGCGGACGGTGATCGACGGGCCGTTCACCGAGACCAAGGAGCTGGTGGCCGGCTTCTGGGTCTGGCAGGTGAAGGACATGGACGAGGCGGTCGAGTGGCTGAAGCGCGCCCCGTTCCAGGGTGAGGAGCTGGAGATCCGCCCGGTCTTTGAGGCCGAGGACTTCGGGGCGGAGTTCACGCCGGAGCTCCGCGAGCAGGAGGATCGGCTGCGGGAGCGGATCGCGGCGCAGCAGGCGTAG
- a CDS encoding DEAD/DEAH box helicase, giving the protein MIVLHACWSHPTLRVWGESEHRRVGVRRRAANHPPSRPWPHPFAAEWRELHDALERVGLIDWKDVARQDLTLRIPSYPRSPQPSPQAHRFDSIEAGEGLVGSALWTMPAVYLSGTTSRAMDFLLALPAGAPQGVVIGDTLRGMAEVAKLALELVARGRVLPVLERPSGRGWTVGWRPVLTDPADEERFAVLARALPGACWAAEPAREDDGVAGLLATLVDRCVRQALVGSRVVPPRKVRRSAAEWWLIALTDRFGAFSADAHTVEPLANALAAWSRSIVPPGRGGVRTCFFLAPPAGAADDGATPDDPWQLDFLLQSVDDPSLMVTAEEVWRSPGPIRVLRSVADPQERLIADLGRAMRLFPPLEPALRTPHPTRAELTAEEAFRFLREGAPLLSQAGFAVRVPPWWNRPAARLGVKLRARPAVPRENGPGRFGLDAIVAYDWEVSLGGASISAEEFRALAGRKVPLVRFRGEWVELKPSEVEAALRIFDRHATGEMTAAQLLRLAAGAEEVAEGLPLSGVEAEGWLGELLAGAGDAQAKPVPTPAGFNGKLRPYQRRGVGWLAFLDRIGVGACLADDMGLGKTPQTLALLVKEREGRGKKHLPATLLVCPMSLVGNWQRESARFAPGLKVHVHHGAERLSGAALQEAVRGSDLVLTTYALAARDRDELASVEWGRVVLDEAQNVKNAAARQSQAVRAFRTPRRIALTGTPVENRLAELWSILDFLNPGLLGPLAGFRRRFATPIERFHDAERAAELQRLTRPFILRRLKTDRRIIRDLPEKHEMRVFCNLTREQASLYQATVDEMLARIEASEGIERRGLVLATLTRLKQVCNHPAHLLRDGSALEGRSGKVARLEEILEEVLELGDRALVFTQFAEMGHLLRGHLEARFGSEVPFLHGATSKTARDTLVARFQEGDGPSILLLSLKAGGTGLNLTAANHVIHFDRWWNPAVEDQATDRAFRIGQRRDVQVRKLVCAGTLEERIDAMIEEKKQLAESVLGAGEAWLTELSTAQLRQVVALAADAVSE; this is encoded by the coding sequence TTGATCGTCCTGCACGCCTGCTGGAGCCATCCCACCCTGCGCGTGTGGGGCGAGTCGGAGCACCGTAGGGTGGGGGTGCGGCGGCGCGCCGCCAACCACCCGCCCTCCAGGCCGTGGCCGCACCCGTTCGCCGCGGAGTGGCGCGAGCTCCACGACGCGCTCGAGCGCGTGGGGCTCATCGACTGGAAGGACGTGGCGCGCCAGGACCTCACCCTGCGCATCCCGTCGTACCCGCGCAGCCCGCAGCCGTCGCCCCAGGCCCACCGCTTCGATTCAATCGAGGCCGGGGAAGGGCTTGTGGGGAGCGCGTTGTGGACGATGCCCGCCGTGTACCTTTCCGGGACGACCTCCCGGGCGATGGACTTCCTCCTCGCGCTCCCCGCCGGGGCGCCGCAGGGGGTGGTGATCGGCGACACGCTTCGCGGGATGGCGGAGGTGGCGAAGCTGGCCCTGGAGCTGGTGGCGAGGGGGCGCGTCCTTCCCGTGCTGGAGCGTCCGTCCGGGCGCGGGTGGACGGTGGGATGGCGCCCGGTGCTCACCGATCCGGCCGACGAGGAGCGCTTCGCGGTGCTTGCCCGCGCTCTGCCCGGCGCGTGCTGGGCCGCGGAGCCCGCGCGCGAGGACGACGGCGTCGCGGGGCTGCTCGCGACGCTGGTAGACCGTTGCGTCCGGCAGGCGCTCGTGGGGAGCCGGGTGGTGCCGCCGCGCAAGGTGCGCCGCTCCGCCGCCGAGTGGTGGCTGATTGCGCTCACCGACCGTTTCGGTGCGTTCAGCGCCGACGCGCATACGGTGGAGCCGCTGGCGAACGCGCTGGCGGCGTGGTCGAGGAGCATCGTGCCGCCCGGGCGCGGCGGCGTGCGCACCTGCTTCTTCCTGGCCCCGCCGGCGGGGGCGGCCGACGACGGCGCCACGCCGGACGATCCCTGGCAACTCGATTTCCTCCTCCAGTCGGTGGACGATCCGTCGTTGATGGTCACCGCGGAGGAGGTTTGGCGCTCGCCGGGGCCAATCCGCGTGCTGCGCTCGGTGGCGGACCCGCAGGAGCGGCTGATCGCGGACCTGGGCCGGGCGATGCGCCTCTTTCCGCCGCTGGAGCCGGCGCTGCGCACCCCGCACCCCACTCGCGCGGAGCTGACGGCGGAGGAGGCGTTCCGCTTCCTGCGCGAGGGTGCGCCGCTGCTGTCGCAGGCGGGGTTCGCCGTGCGCGTGCCGCCGTGGTGGAACCGCCCCGCGGCGCGGCTGGGGGTCAAGCTGCGCGCCCGCCCCGCCGTCCCGCGGGAGAACGGACCCGGTCGTTTTGGGCTGGATGCGATCGTCGCGTACGATTGGGAGGTCTCGCTGGGCGGCGCCTCGATCTCGGCCGAGGAGTTCAGGGCGCTGGCAGGTCGCAAGGTGCCGCTGGTGCGCTTCCGCGGCGAGTGGGTGGAGCTGAAGCCGTCCGAGGTGGAGGCGGCTCTCCGCATCTTCGACCGCCACGCCACCGGCGAGATGACCGCCGCCCAGCTCCTGCGCCTCGCCGCCGGCGCAGAGGAGGTCGCCGAGGGGCTCCCCCTCTCCGGCGTGGAGGCGGAAGGCTGGCTCGGCGAGCTGCTGGCCGGCGCGGGCGACGCGCAGGCCAAACCCGTCCCCACGCCCGCCGGCTTCAACGGCAAGCTGCGCCCCTATCAGCGCCGCGGCGTGGGGTGGCTCGCGTTCCTCGATCGCATCGGTGTCGGCGCATGCCTGGCGGACGACATGGGTTTGGGGAAAACTCCACAAACGCTCGCGCTCCTCGTCAAAGAGCGGGAAGGACGGGGAAAGAAGCACCTTCCAGCGACTCTCCTCGTCTGCCCGATGTCGCTGGTGGGGAACTGGCAGAGGGAGTCGGCGCGGTTTGCGCCGGGGCTCAAGGTGCACGTGCACCACGGAGCCGAGCGGCTGAGCGGGGCGGCCCTGCAGGAGGCGGTGCGCGGGAGCGACCTCGTGCTCACCACGTACGCCCTCGCCGCGCGCGACCGCGACGAGCTGGCGTCGGTGGAGTGGGGTCGGGTGGTGCTGGACGAGGCGCAGAACGTCAAGAACGCGGCGGCGCGCCAGTCGCAGGCGGTGCGCGCCTTTCGCACGCCGCGCCGCATCGCGCTCACGGGCACGCCGGTGGAGAACCGTCTGGCGGAGCTGTGGTCAATCCTGGACTTCCTCAACCCGGGGCTCCTGGGCCCCCTGGCCGGCTTCCGACGCCGCTTCGCCACCCCCATCGAGCGCTTCCACGACGCCGAGCGCGCCGCCGAGCTTCAGCGGCTGACGCGCCCCTTCATCCTGCGCCGCCTTAAGACGGACCGCCGCATCATCCGCGACCTGCCGGAGAAGCACGAGATGCGCGTCTTCTGCAACCTGACGCGCGAACAGGCGTCGCTCTACCAAGCGACGGTGGACGAGATGCTGGCCCGCATCGAAGCGAGCGAGGGGATCGAACGGCGCGGCCTGGTGCTGGCGACGCTCACGCGGCTCAAACAGGTGTGCAACCATCCCGCGCACCTCCTCCGCGACGGGTCCGCGCTGGAGGGGAGGTCAGGAAAGGTGGCGCGGCTGGAGGAGATCCTGGAGGAGGTGCTGGAGCTGGGGGACCGCGCGCTCGTCTTCACGCAGTTCGCGGAGATGGGGCACCTGCTGCGGGGACACCTGGAGGCGCGCTTCGGGAGCGAGGTCCCCTTCCTGCACGGCGCCACCTCCAAGACGGCGCGCGACACGCTGGTGGCGCGCTTCCAGGAGGGCGACGGGCCGTCGATTCTCCTCCTTTCGCTCAAGGCGGGGGGCACGGGGCTCAACCTGACGGCGGCCAATCACGTGATCCACTTCGACCGCTGGTGGAACCCGGCCGTGGAGGATCAGGCCACCGACCGCGCCTTTCGCATCGGGCAACGGCGCGACGTTCAGGTGCGGAAGCTGGTGTGCGCCGGGACGCTGGAGGAGCGCATCGACGCGATGATCGAGGAGAAGAAGCAGCTCGCGGAGAGCGTGCTGGGCGCCGGCGAGGCGTGGCTGACGGAGCTTTCGACCGCCCAGCTCCGGCAGGTCGTTGCGCTGGCGGCGGATGCGGTGTCGGAATGA
- a CDS encoding SWIM zinc finger family protein yields MSDAWYFDAGPRRPAKDGIAARSTHGEIGESWWSRRFIAALHQVADTSRLGRGRSYARSGQVMDLRVSPGEVTAKVQGSDPRPYRVKIGLVPFGDEQWARAEEALAGQALFLASLLAGEMPRDVEDAFTAAGLSLFPSSPDELRTECSCPDAANPCKHIAATFYILAEAFDDDPFLVLAWRGRTRDRLLERLRELRGALPAAAEDAPEAPPPPPADYWRAGPELAALHFTPRATGIADAVLRQLGPLPPEAGGERIQQSLSQAYALFTAAAERRAFADSDPAPEGGSGTVE; encoded by the coding sequence ATGAGCGATGCATGGTACTTCGACGCGGGGCCACGGCGGCCCGCGAAAGATGGGATCGCGGCGCGCAGCACGCACGGCGAGATCGGCGAAAGCTGGTGGTCGCGGCGGTTCATCGCGGCGCTCCACCAGGTGGCGGATACGTCGCGGCTCGGGCGGGGGCGAAGCTACGCGCGCAGCGGCCAGGTGATGGATCTGCGCGTGAGCCCGGGCGAGGTGACCGCAAAGGTGCAGGGTTCCGATCCCAGGCCTTACCGGGTAAAGATCGGCCTCGTGCCCTTCGGCGACGAGCAGTGGGCGCGCGCAGAGGAGGCGCTGGCGGGGCAGGCGCTCTTCCTGGCATCGCTGCTGGCCGGGGAGATGCCGCGCGACGTGGAGGATGCGTTCACGGCGGCGGGGCTTTCGCTCTTCCCCAGCTCGCCGGACGAGCTCAGGACCGAGTGCTCGTGTCCGGACGCCGCCAACCCGTGCAAGCACATCGCGGCCACCTTCTACATCCTGGCCGAAGCCTTCGACGACGACCCCTTCCTGGTGCTCGCCTGGCGCGGGCGGACGCGCGATCGCCTGCTGGAGCGCCTCCGCGAGCTGCGTGGTGCGCTCCCCGCGGCGGCCGAGGATGCGCCGGAAGCGCCGCCGCCTCCCCCGGCCGACTACTGGAGGGCGGGGCCGGAGCTGGCGGCGCTCCACTTTACCCCGCGCGCGACCGGGATCGCGGACGCGGTCCTTCGCCAGCTCGGCCCGCTCCCGCCCGAGGCCGGCGGCGAGCGCATCCAGCAGTCGCTCTCGCAGGCGTACGCCCTGTTTACCGCCGCCGCCGAGCGCCGCGCCTTCGCGGATTCGGACCCGGCGCCGGAGGGGGGCAGCGGCACCGTGGAGTGA
- a CDS encoding M3 family metallopeptidase encodes MRHLTLARTGAVVLATAAAGCASVQTMDPASSRADAPAQQAPAAASNNPLLAPWTGPYGGIPPFDRVRVEDIKPALEAAMAENLGEVERIANDPAAPTFENTLAALERAGSSMERVMTVFGIWSGNLNTPEFQRVESEMAPRLAAFNDRITQNEALFRRIQAVYDARETAGLTPEQKRLAWYYHNNFVRAGARLDAASKARLSEINQQLAGLFTRFGQHVLADETDQTLVLRSEAELAGLPQELRASAAAAAASRNMPGAWVITNTRSSVDPFLTYSERRELREKAWRMFINRGDSGGERDNNAIISQILQLRAERAKLLGFPTHAHWRLENTMAKTPERAMQLMTSVWTPAVARVRQEVADMQALADREGARIKIEPWDYRFYQEKVRKARYDLDQNEVKQYLQLDRLREGMFWVAGELFGMQFSPVTGVPVYHPDVTVYRVTDRASGRQIGLWYFDPYARPGKRSGAWMNAYRNQSRFDGEVTTLVSNNSNFVKGQGNQPVLISWDDATTLFHEFGHALHGLLSNVNYPSLSGTAVARDYVEFPSQLLEHWLSTPQVLQRFALHHQTGRPIPQELVDRIKRASTFNQGFGTTEYLSSALVDMKLHLAGARQIDPDAFERQTLAELGMPAELVMRHRTPHFGHIFAGDSYSAGYYSYLWSDVLTADAAEAFTGAGGFYDRAVAERLRTLLSIGNTVDPAEAYRAFRGRDPSTDALMRKRGFPVAGQR; translated from the coding sequence ATGCGCCACCTGACACTCGCCCGCACCGGGGCGGTCGTGCTTGCGACCGCGGCCGCCGGGTGCGCCAGCGTACAGACCATGGACCCGGCGTCCTCCCGCGCCGACGCGCCCGCGCAGCAGGCGCCCGCCGCGGCCTCCAACAACCCGCTCCTCGCCCCCTGGACCGGGCCCTACGGCGGCATCCCGCCCTTCGACCGGGTGCGGGTGGAGGACATCAAGCCCGCCCTCGAAGCCGCGATGGCCGAGAACCTGGGCGAGGTGGAGCGCATCGCGAACGACCCCGCCGCGCCCACCTTCGAGAACACGCTGGCGGCGCTGGAGCGCGCGGGCTCGTCGATGGAGCGCGTGATGACCGTCTTCGGGATCTGGAGCGGGAACCTCAACACCCCCGAGTTCCAGAGGGTGGAGAGCGAGATGGCGCCGCGGCTGGCCGCCTTCAACGACCGCATCACGCAGAACGAGGCGCTCTTCCGCCGCATCCAGGCGGTGTACGACGCGCGCGAGACGGCGGGGCTCACGCCGGAGCAGAAGCGGCTGGCGTGGTACTACCACAACAACTTCGTGCGCGCCGGCGCCCGGCTGGACGCGGCGAGCAAGGCGCGCCTGTCCGAGATCAACCAGCAGCTCGCCGGGCTCTTCACCCGCTTCGGCCAGCACGTGCTGGCGGACGAGACCGACCAGACGCTGGTGCTGCGCAGCGAGGCCGAGCTGGCCGGCCTTCCGCAGGAGCTGCGGGCCTCCGCTGCGGCGGCGGCGGCCTCGCGCAACATGCCCGGCGCGTGGGTCATCACCAACACCCGCTCGTCGGTGGACCCCTTCCTCACCTACTCCGAGCGGCGCGAGCTGCGGGAGAAGGCGTGGCGGATGTTCATCAACCGCGGCGACAGCGGCGGCGAGCGCGACAACAACGCCATCATCAGCCAGATCCTGCAGCTCCGCGCGGAGCGGGCGAAGCTCCTTGGGTTCCCCACGCACGCCCACTGGCGGTTGGAGAACACCATGGCGAAGACCCCCGAGCGGGCCATGCAGCTGATGACCTCCGTGTGGACGCCTGCCGTGGCCCGCGTGCGCCAGGAGGTGGCCGACATGCAGGCGCTGGCGGACCGTGAGGGCGCCCGCATCAAGATCGAGCCGTGGGACTATCGCTTCTACCAGGAAAAGGTGCGCAAGGCGCGCTACGACCTGGACCAGAACGAGGTGAAGCAGTACCTGCAGCTCGACAGGCTGCGCGAGGGGATGTTCTGGGTGGCGGGCGAGCTGTTCGGGATGCAGTTCTCCCCGGTGACCGGCGTCCCCGTCTACCACCCCGACGTCACCGTGTACCGCGTGACGGACCGGGCCAGCGGGCGGCAGATCGGCCTCTGGTACTTCGACCCGTACGCCCGCCCCGGCAAGCGGTCGGGGGCGTGGATGAACGCGTACCGCAACCAGTCGCGCTTCGACGGCGAGGTGACGACGCTCGTCTCCAACAACTCGAACTTCGTAAAGGGCCAGGGGAACCAGCCCGTCCTGATCTCCTGGGACGACGCCACCACCCTCTTCCACGAGTTCGGACACGCGCTGCACGGGCTGCTCTCCAACGTCAACTACCCGTCGCTCTCCGGGACGGCGGTGGCGCGCGACTACGTGGAGTTCCCCTCGCAGCTGCTGGAGCACTGGCTTTCCACGCCGCAGGTGCTGCAGCGCTTCGCCCTGCACCACCAGACGGGGCGGCCGATCCCGCAGGAGCTGGTGGACCGCATCAAGCGCGCGTCCACCTTCAACCAGGGCTTCGGCACCACCGAGTACCTGTCCAGCGCCCTCGTCGACATGAAGCTGCACCTGGCCGGCGCGCGGCAGATCGATCCGGACGCCTTTGAGCGCCAGACGCTGGCGGAGCTGGGCATGCCCGCCGAGCTGGTGATGCGCCACCGCACGCCGCACTTCGGCCACATCTTCGCCGGCGACAGCTACTCCGCCGGCTACTACAGCTACCTGTGGTCCGACGTCCTCACCGCCGACGCGGCCGAGGCGTTCACCGGCGCGGGTGGCTTCTACGACCGCGCCGTGGCTGAGCGGCTCCGGACCCTGCTCTCCATCGGCAACACCGTGGACCCCGCCGAGGCGTACCGCGCCTTCCGCGGCCGCGACCCCTCGACCGACGCGCTGATGCGGAAGCGCGGGTTTCCGGTGGCGGGGCAGCGGTAG
- a CDS encoding SWIB/MDM2 domain-containing protein, producing the protein MAEKSAGQRQGGDRQGGSNSGSNGGQREGGSQRQGGNEEGGVAGMVKAHPIAAGAAALAGAAAIAGLVNAMGGEEEGGKKGGGKKSSGGAKKSSGTKSSSGTKSASKSSSSRSTGDTGAKKSTGAKKSSGTKSASRSGGGSGGSSDSGSGGGGSAAKKSSGGTKSAGAKKSTRRSGGGGGGGGGGGAARGGLAQPVQPDAQLAAVVGKEAAPRSEITKRLWDYVKKNNLQDSTNRRMINADDRLRPIFGSDQVSMFEMTRLVNQHFEKA; encoded by the coding sequence ATGGCTGAGAAGAGTGCAGGGCAGCGGCAGGGTGGGGACCGGCAGGGCGGCTCCAATTCGGGCTCCAATGGCGGACAGCGCGAGGGCGGAAGCCAGCGCCAGGGCGGCAACGAGGAAGGCGGGGTGGCGGGAATGGTGAAGGCGCATCCCATCGCCGCGGGCGCAGCGGCGCTGGCGGGCGCGGCGGCCATCGCCGGGCTGGTGAACGCGATGGGCGGTGAGGAGGAGGGCGGCAAGAAGGGCGGCGGCAAGAAGTCGTCCGGCGGCGCCAAGAAGTCCTCCGGCACCAAGTCGTCCTCCGGCACCAAGTCGGCCTCGAAGTCCAGCTCCAGCCGCTCCACCGGGGACACGGGTGCCAAGAAGTCCACCGGCGCCAAGAAGTCCTCGGGCACCAAGTCGGCCAGCCGCAGCGGCGGCGGGTCGGGCGGGTCGTCGGACTCGGGTAGCGGCGGCGGGGGCTCTGCCGCCAAGAAGAGCAGCGGCGGCACCAAGAGCGCAGGCGCCAAGAAGAGCACCCGCCGCAGCGGTGGCGGTGGCGGTGGCGGCGGTGGTGGTGGGGCCGCCCGCGGCGGCCTTGCGCAGCCGGTGCAGCCGGACGCGCAGCTCGCGGCCGTGGTCGGCAAGGAGGCGGCGCCGCGCTCGGAGATCACCAAGCGCCTGTGGGACTACGTGAAGAAGAACAACCTCCAGGACTCCACCAATCGCCGGATGATCAACGCCGACGACCGCCTGAGGCCCATCTTCGGCAGCGACCAGGTCTCGATGTTCGAGATGACGCGCCTGGTCAACCAGCACTTCGAGAAGGCCTGA